The window TAATGAGTGCGGAacttttttgataattttttttggcgtTCATTCTGTTTTGATGGTCCTTGAAaggattttattaataataaaaaatttccatcaatttttcatcaaaaaatttctGTTCAAGCGAACAACAAACTCTCAAAAAATGTAAAgtggaatttaaaaatttcaaattaaattcttCAATCATTATAAAAATGCATAATTTAAGCACAAACCTAATTATAGgagaagaaaatattgttaagCCAAATGAAATTTTTACTTCATCGAATTTTTCAATTACTTAACGTAAATGAACATTTCATTATTAATTTGGATAATCATGTATCggaaatcaacaatattttatgTTAATAATACAATCAATTCAACGCGGCTTTTGACATTAATGTGAAATTGAATTTCCACAGAAATCAGTGGCCGGACACTTCTTGGTCGAATGAGCTGACCTTAGGGCTAACATTTAACATTCAAGCCCACGTACTTCAAGGATGGGTTTTTGGGGAAACCCTTTTGGCATAATTTTGCACTTGGCCCCCAAGGATTCTGTGTCCATATCCGTATCCGTTCACCGGTTTTAATGCTCCTCACTTTTGCACTTTCGCGCTGGCTGGTTAAATATTAACGCAATTCCACTTTGCCCAATTACCCTGCATCTCATCCGCATTCGTATCCGCATCCGGATCCGCATTGGCATCCGTCGATGCCTCTTATGCAAATTTAAACGGAGGGAGAGGGACCGCCCTCCAGCTCCAGACCCCCCCCACTTCACACTTTACTTAATTTGAAGGATTGTGGGGCTGCGAATTTTATTTCGCAGACTCCGAGTGCAAATTGCAAGGGCGAATGGCAGAGCAGGACTTTCGAGGGGAAGGACTTGAAGGGAGCAACGCGCAGCTCGTTAAATTCGACAAAGCATAAAAATTTTATGCGAATTTTCATTTCTTTCTTAGCCCCTAATTTCTGTAAGCCGTTTATTTATTCGGCGCACCTGGGAACAGTGACCCGCCAAGTCGGTGGAATAACCAGCGGGAGCTTTTGACCCACGGCTCTGCCTTCAGGGCACCCCAAATCCCCTTTGGGCAGCCCTTCAGTCCCATGGTGCCAGCAGACATCaacagcaaacaaacaaataaacgcCACTCCATaccaaatgcaaacaaaaacgATGTTTATCCACGGACCAAAGTCGCCAGGATGCCCTCGCAAAAGGTGAAAGGACTCTTAAGCACTTGAGCGCCTCAATTCGTACAAATCGATAGGTAAGTAATTGGTATTGCCTTACAGGCTTTAAACTTTATGTCTTAAAGtggaatataaataaatatttgatgtAATGTTATTCTACTTGactttttttctctttatatttaaatttaaatcattacacttttaaaattcgattttttctgcGCGCCAACTATCGCTTGCTATCGATATATTGATACCGACGATCAGCTGTGATCAGCTGCGGCGTTAGCAGCTGATGTGGCTAGcgaaattgttgttgttgattttgCGCTGGACTTTGAAACCGCCACTCGgaatttattgttattttccTTCTGCAAACAACTAACGGCCCGCGATGTTCCGCACCCGAGTGAACCCAAGTCTGTCGTCCATAACGAGGAACTCCTCGCGGACGCGGACGACGACGACTCATGGCCAGCACTACCAGTACCTGCAGTGCTCCAAGCTGCCTACGCTCTACTTTCAACGTTCCCTGCCCCGGCTGCCCATTCCTCTGCTGGAGAACACCTGCCAGAGGTTCCTGACGGCCACCAAACCGCTGCTATCAGCCACCGAGCAGGCAGAGACACAGAGCACTGTGGAAAGCTTTCGTCAGGGAATCGGAATGGAGCTCCATGCGAAGCTGAAGCAGCATGATCTCGACCACAAGCACACCAGCTACATATCACAGCCCTGGTTCGATATGTACCTGGCCGATCGAGCTCCTCTGCCGCTGAACTACAACCCCCTCCTAGTGATGAAGAGCGACACGCGAAAGGAGTACCAGGATCAGGTGGTGAGGGCCACCAATCTGGTGATCAGCTCGCTGCGCTTTTGGCGATCCCTGCAGGCGGACCTGCTCGAGCCAGAAGTCTATCACATGAACGCTAAGAAGAGCGACAACGATAGCTACCGGCGTTGGATGAAAGTGGCTCCAAAGGCCTTCGCCACCTACGCCTCGTATGCATTCAAGGCCTTCCCGCTGGACATGAGTCAGTACAACCGATTGTTTGGCACCGCAAGGATTCCGCGGTTGGGCAAGGACGAACTTGTGCAGTCGCCCGACTCCAAGCACATCTTGGTGCTGCGACGTGGTCATATGTACGCCGTTAATGTCCTTGATTCCAGTGGCTACATTGAGAGTCCCAGTGTGATTCTGGGTCGGTTGAGGGCGGTGATCAAGTTGGACGCTGATCGAGAGGCCGCCACTGTTCCATTGGGCGTCCTGACCTCCGGCCAACGCGATCAGTGGGCCCGCACCAGGGAGCAGTTTGTAAGCAATTCAAAGAACGCGGATCTGCTGCAGAGCGAGGTGGATGCGGCACTGTTTTGCGTGTGTCTGGATGGCGAAGAAGATGGCGTCTATGATGAGAATAGCCAAGAGCCCTTGCTGAAGCATCTGTTGGCTGGAAAAGCAACGAACAGGTAGGTTAatagaaaattttaatttaagtaCCTAATGATCGTGTTTTCTTTCAGGTGGTTTGACAAATCCATTTCCCTGCTGATCAGCGCCGATGGCACCACGGCCATCAACTTCGAGCACTCTTGGGGCGATGGCGTTGCCGTGCTGCGCTACTTCAACGAGCTCTACAAGGACACTCTCAAGCAGCCGTTCGTATCCACGGAGACCGCTCACACCCCTGCCGAAGGCGACTTGGCCAATGTGCGGCCCATTAACTTTGAGATTGATGACGCCACCAGATCGGCGGTGCAGGAGGCCTATAACAAAAACGCGAGCATTGTAGACAGCTTGGATATGAATGTGCTAAAGTACCCTCACATCAACAAGCCGACCTGCAAACAGTTCGGTCTGAGTCCCGACTCCATCATCCAGCTGGCCTTCCAGTTAGCCTACCGCCAGGCCTTCAACGGCTATGTGGGCACCTATGAGTCCTGCAGCACCTCCGCGTTCCGACACGGACGAACGGAAACAATGCGCCCCTGCACCACGGCCACTCAAGCCTTTTGTGAGGCTGTGCTGCAGCCGGAGCGGAGCAAGCCCAGCGCCGGGGAACTCCGGGCAATGATCGACCAGTGCAGCAAGGTGCACGGCCAGTTAACCAAGGAGGCTGCCATGGGGCAGGGCTTCGATCGCCACTTGTTCGCCCTTCGCCATACGGCCCAAAAGGAGGGCCTACCCGTGCCGGAGATATATGAGACTGAGGCCTATCGGCgcatcaacaacaacataatTAGCACCTCCACTCTGGGATCTGATGCCCTGCTAGCCGGCTCCTTTGGACCGGTTGTCAGGGACGGATTTGGAATCGGGTAAGCCATCGTTGAATATGTTGAGGAGTTGCTTAATAACTTCTTTACCATCATCAGCTACTCAATCCAGAACGATTTTGCCGGCGCCATTGTCACCACATACAAGAACCAGGCCGATGGAAAAGTTTTTATAGACAGCCTGAGTTCCGCCTTTGATAAAATCTGCTCTGTAATCCAGCAGAGCAGGAGTGGCAGTAGCAAGCAGTAGGAGCCTAAGCTCCCCTAGAGGATTCTCCCCCATGGATTTTCAAACGAAACAATGAGATTTATTTTGATGCTTTTACAATTTGTAGTATCCCATGTGTCTGAATTGCAATATCTTATACCGAGCTCTACAATCTATATATTATACACTGAAAACATTCTGCCCCATCTAGAGCATCTGTGTCTAGCTTTCTTTTATCCTGGCAGCTTTAATGGCTTTGTGGCTGATGGGATAATAAATTTGCCAACATCTTGCCATGGTTCGAGCAATGCATTTTGCATGACAAATAAAATTGAACAAGCCAgataatttaatttctggCTTCAATTGCAGGAAGTGGAGTGTGGAAAACTCTATTTATGTTTGCTTTTTTCAGGAAAAATCAACAAAGGAAACCCACTGGATCAAATCCTCTATGTAGATGTTTTGTGAATGCAAACTTTGACCTTTCATTGTCACTTAACTCGAACAATATGTGAGGGCCCAGGAGCACGGAAGCCACTTGGCCCGGGATAATGGGAAAACCCACGCATTAAGTTTCTGATTAAAGGTTTTCCGCACGATGACCCAAAAACTTTCCCTCCGCCTGCCAACTTATGCTGCCAACCCCCAACATTTGGCATTTCATCCACGTCATTTGCCAACTCCGTCTAAACAGGGCCAAAACTTTATCACAGGGCTCGTACCGTGTCACTAAATGTGCCGACATTATCAGTTGATTTATCGCCAAATTTGGCAcgattataaaaatacacaTGTACGCCTCGAGTTAGGACTGAAAAGGAAACTGGCTTCGCTGGTGcagtaaaaattaattaacttgCTGGAAAGATTCCGCCATCGGCCTTAATGGGCcgcattaaaaaattaaacaggAGACAACAGTCCCGATAGCGAACTGGTTAAGGGAGAGGTCATTAAAGCCAAGTAGATTCTCCTTCCCCTTCCGAGTGCCACTTGCCGGAGgacaattaaaaacatattaaAGCGACATGGCAGAGGAATGTGGGTAAGCGAGT of the Drosophila ananassae strain 14024-0371.13 chromosome 2R, ASM1763931v2, whole genome shotgun sequence genome contains:
- the LOC6506889 gene encoding carnitine O-palmitoyltransferase 2, mitochondrial encodes the protein MFRTRVNPSLSSITRNSSRTRTTTTHGQHYQYLQCSKLPTLYFQRSLPRLPIPLLENTCQRFLTATKPLLSATEQAETQSTVESFRQGIGMELHAKLKQHDLDHKHTSYISQPWFDMYLADRAPLPLNYNPLLVMKSDTRKEYQDQVVRATNLVISSLRFWRSLQADLLEPEVYHMNAKKSDNDSYRRWMKVAPKAFATYASYAFKAFPLDMSQYNRLFGTARIPRLGKDELVQSPDSKHILVLRRGHMYAVNVLDSSGYIESPSVILGRLRAVIKLDADREAATVPLGVLTSGQRDQWARTREQFVSNSKNADLLQSEVDAALFCVCLDGEEDGVYDENSQEPLLKHLLAGKATNRWFDKSISLLISADGTTAINFEHSWGDGVAVLRYFNELYKDTLKQPFVSTETAHTPAEGDLANVRPINFEIDDATRSAVQEAYNKNASIVDSLDMNVLKYPHINKPTCKQFGLSPDSIIQLAFQLAYRQAFNGYVGTYESCSTSAFRHGRTETMRPCTTATQAFCEAVLQPERSKPSAGELRAMIDQCSKVHGQLTKEAAMGQGFDRHLFALRHTAQKEGLPVPEIYETEAYRRINNNIISTSTLGSDALLAGSFGPVVRDGFGIGYSIQNDFAGAIVTTYKNQADGKVFIDSLSSAFDKICSVIQQSRSGSSKQ